The Vicia villosa cultivar HV-30 ecotype Madison, WI linkage group LG1, Vvil1.0, whole genome shotgun sequence genome includes a region encoding these proteins:
- the LOC131607971 gene encoding cold-regulated 413 plasma membrane protein 2-like encodes MGRILMQYLTSKTEPVVANLIDSDFNELKLAATKLFNDATMLGGKGFGMSLLRWIASFAAIYLLVLDRTNWRSNMLTSLLVPYIFFSFPGSLFHFFRGEVGKWIAFVAVVLRLFFNKHFPDWMEMPGSMILLVVVSPDLFALKFRNNWIGVAIDLLIGCYLLQEHVRATGGFKNSFTQRHGISNTLGIIFLIVYPIWALFIH; translated from the exons ATGGGGAGAATTTTAATGCAGTATTTGACCTCGAAAACGGAACCTGTTGTAGCTAATTTAATAGATTCTGATTTCAATGAACTCAAACTTGCAGCAACGAAACTTTTTAATGATGCGACTATGTTAGGAGGCAAAGGTTTTGGCATGTCTCTCCTTAGATGGATCGCTTCCTTTGCTGCTAT TTATCTACTGGTTCTGGATCGCACCAACTGGAGAAGCAATATGTTGACTTCATTATTAGTGCCTTACATATTCTTCAGTTTTCCTGGTTCTTTATTTCACTTTTTCAG AGGAGAAGTTGGAAAATGGATTGCTTTCGTTGCGGTCGTGTTGAGGCTTTTCTTCAATAAACATTTTCCAGATTGGATGGAGATGCCAGGATCAATGATTCTTCTAGTGGTAGTATCCCCAGACTTGTTTGCTCTAAAGTTTAGGAACAATTGGATTGGAGTGGCAATTGATCTTTTAATTGGTTGTTACTTGCTACAAGAACATGTGAGAGCTACAGGTGGATTCAAAAATTCTTTCACACAAAGACATGGAATATCTAACACTCTTGGCATTATCTTCCTCATAGTTTACCCAATTTGGGCATTGTTTATCCATTAA